The window tgccattaagtatttttttttgtttttttgttttttttttggggtggggtaAAGAATGGAATATTTAAAACGACCCATAGGAATCAGATCTTCTCCTATGCACCAGCATATCCAGTGCATCTCCAACGGCTAGGCAGCACATTGAGATCCGTGAGTGTGCCTAGCTATTGGATGTGCACTGGACACACTAACATGCTAGAGAGGATCCAAGTCTGAAATTGCATGCCTCCACCCGAAACACAGTAGCACACCCTTTAGAAAATATcctaaataccccctatttgataGAGTTGCCTATTCTACTTCTCCTCCTTTGACCAAAACTGCACACCGACGTGGgtgggaaccctctccctaaatttaattgccaagaaaagaaaattattatGAAACTTCAAACGTACTTTTAACAATTTATATGTTTGTTTGAATTAAGATTCAAGTAGGAGGATGGATGTGTGGTTCCTATGGGTGTAAAAAATCAGTCCGAATCGGTCATGGCGATGGAGGACAAGGTGAGAAGAAGGTGCACCACGGATGGCAGTGGAGCACAAGGAGGGATAGTCAGAGAAGAAGGGGCGGGTGAAGTAtataggaggaggaggaaaaagaagatgatttggggattttaggtttggggatgtaaaaagggtaaaaatatctTTTACATTTCAAAAACTAACACTTACTAACACTGTCAGCCTTCATGGGTACGGCATAATTGTTGAAATAACGAAGATGTTCTGTAAATGGTTCAAACACGAGGaaggtgcatgtaatttgctctttaAATACTCTGCCTTTTTTTCTTTAGGGGGAGGAAAGGAGAGGAGATGACCTGATATCATTATAAAACTTTAATTCTTGAGATGTAACAGAGCCACACAAAATTTTCTTCGGAGGTTTGCCTTCAATTTCCTCTTAATAATATTCTTTCATCAAATGGTATACGAGGCTAGCTTCAGTGACAAACTTATAAGGCCACCAACCTAGCTAAAACACCAACAAAGGGTGCAATATTAACAGCTGTAGGCTCCGCGCGCTTGCTGAAAATTAGATCTTAAATCGGTATATTCATCTTTCTCATTGGGACCACCAACGATTGCTCCATCCAAAACGTTTGGATTGGGTGTGTTCTTGTTGTACCAAGCATCGTAACCTCCTTTGTATGTGACTGGTCTTGTGTCCTTCTTGATTGAAACGATTGAAGCACCTCTGTGATGGACCAGCTCTGGATACTTGGACCCAAAACCTACCATGTAACTCATTCCTTTCTtgtttgaacaaaaatataatcTAACTGTACGTAACACATAAATTAGAAGAACTTTAGAAAATTAAAAGGTTGCTCAATCAtgatcaagtggtcacaggttcgagtttggaaacaacTTCTCTATGAAAACAGGAATAAGACTgcctacattatgaccctcgATCCCCAAACCTCAGTGGTgaaagcctcgtgcactgggtacgcccctttttttttttttaagaattaaaGTAATAGGTTGTACTAGTAGGTACTTGTACCTGTGATTGGACGAATTTGAGAAGATCATTCGATTTAGAAGTGCCACCTTGGCATTGGAGACTTCCATCTACAGTCGATAGGTATTTAGAATATGCTGATATACTGAAAATTGCAGGTGTGGTGTATTGAAGGCTATTCGATGTATCAAACCATAACAATCCCCTAGGGGTCATCTTGAAATTGTTTCTCCCTATTTGAATGCAGGAGCAAATGAACATCTCTGCGTTATTTATATGTTCTGCCCACAACCTAGATCTCACTACTTTTTCTCCAAGAACAAGCTGTAATATAAGGACAAGTAAATCAGTACCCAACTGCTATTAAAGGTAAGAAACACTTACTTCATAATGCTCCAACCAGTTAATTATGATTCTATATTATGTGAGTGGGTTCCCCACATGGTTCCTAATTTCAGTACCGGGATCAGATCGGGATTGCCCAAACTTGGGCCAAATGTGACACTTTTGTccctattttttgaaattttctcctctcaagttccctgaccggtcaggttcgtaggttcctctcatagggggcggaaatgacaacctcaccccacccaggcagtgtgttcgggcagggggtgaggtcatcatttccaccccctattagaggaacctgcgaacctgaccgggcagggaacctgagaggagaacgatccctattttttggtataaaatccatttttttaaaacctttttacccttgtccgtacaAGTGGATCGGATTGGTCTTGGGATCGGTCTCAGCCAATATCGATCTGAGATTACGAACCTTGGTTTTTCACGACACCAATATGTGAGGGAGTGAAGGAATAGAAATCTACATGCCACACCAATGACGATGCAAATAATGGTATCAACCATGTGGGGCTCACATGATTAGAAGAGTGGATATGATACACGGTACCATATGTTTGCTCAACATTCTGTCCATTATGCTTCCTACAATGCCTTTAGTGAAGGCATTATAAATGGCGGTGGGTTGGACATGTGTTGAGTGTTGAGTACGTACAATGAAAGTGCACTACATGGttaaaataagagagagaaaataataaagagcCACATTCATGGTTTTTGTTATCAGCATGAACTCTATTCATAATTATGGAATTTTCACCAGACcaactctttgtttttttaatttttgattaAAATCAGATCAACTTTAGTTagcctgaaacttgacattgtTAAACCACCGATGGGACTTTTTTTCTCGTTAATAATTGATCACATCAAGTATTAATTAGTATACCTTGGCCACTAGAACCTGGGCGCCCAAAAACTTGTCATCCCAAGAGAACTTCGATCTCATGCCAACATTAGTTCCAGAGTTGGTGATGTGATCCAAGTAAATCTTATCATATGTTGCTCGGTGGAGCCATGCTGCTGCCCATAACAATTCATCCTACACCAATGTCATCCAATAAGTTTGTACTTCAGAGACATCTCTTATCATAGTAAGTAATGAATTATAATTTACACAAATCAAAGAAGCCAAGAAACTAATAACAAAATGGAAGTAAATGAATCTTCTTTCTTCACCTGATATCCACTACTGGAATAAAATTTTTTAGCAACCGGAATGCTCTCCTGATATAAGCCTGGATGATTGCTAGCAAAGCTAAAAAGCTGAaattggatttaaaaaaaaaacaaagaagtcaTCTCTTTTTTCTAAGATAATGCGGATTAAATCtttatcttctccaattttctgCCCCGGTCAATTCCTCAGTCCCTCTAATAAGGgagcaatgaccaccctacctctaCCCAAACATTCTGtctgggtgggatccaccccccttaGTAGAGGGATTGAGAAACTGGACCGGGccgggaactggaggagatactTTTCCATAAATCAACCTCGTGAACCACGTCACCTGCTTTGCGTGGGTAAGAAGTAGCGATGAGTATTTGGGATACTTGActtcaagtacatctaacagaggagacAGAAATaactatcctaccccctgcccgaacacactgcccgaggtggggtccacctccctctattagatgtacttgacgtcaagtacgggcagtgtaattgagaggataaaaatttgaGTATTTGGCATTGTATTTTTGGAAAGCATTTGAAGCAGCAGCCAAAGCTGCAGAAGTTTTGCCGACGAGATCAGCTCCAGGGTGTTGATTATCGGacctttatcgcccccagtattactgggggtgctgtgcgcatcgtgcggtgcagcacgGCTCATGTGTGTATGGTGGGGCCCatcgtgcacacatgggcgatgctacaccgcacgatgcgcacagcacccGCAGTaatactgggggcgataattttccattGATTATCAATCTTGAAGGATGTCCTAGGTGTAGTCATGTCGTCTGGCCTCTCCCAGCATTGATGGTCAGAATTGCCATCTCCTATTTCACCGTATAGGACATCAGGTTGTGGGTGAGCTTTGATTAGGTAATCTGTACCCCACTTAATAGCCTCAAGTGCATTTGACatctcattttgttttataAGGTAGTCCCCAAACTCCACTGCACTCCATGCAAGCATTGTCACAGTAAATGCCATTGGAAACCCAAATTTCACATTGTCTCCCACATCATGATATCCCCCTACGAGAtcaacctatatatatatacaacccATAATCATCATTTCAgcaatattttcaaaatatggGGAGAAAGGATTACATCATGCCCTCACCCATTATGTGGGTTGTTAACAAAACATGGATGCACTAAATATAATATTCGTCAAAATTTGCTGATTTATCTTAATCGTATGGTTcatcatatttatttattttttttttacagaatACGATTTTAGGTGATGTACACAATATATCTATTAGATTTGTACCTATCTGTACTATCATGTAATTGTTATTACAGGCATGATGGAATGGTGATAATGATTCAAGAGAACCAACCCTTTATTCTATCGATAAAGTGAGAATATAGGGGCAATTTCATTACCCCGGCATCGCTACCGTCTTTCAGACCAGAGTCACCTCTCCACTGAACTCGTTGGTTGGCTGGTAGCTTCCCTGATCTCTGAGCTTCAAAATACAATAGAGATTTGATGAGTGCGGCTTTATAGTCCATAGAAGTAACTCCATGAAGAAATAGTAGGATAGAAAATCCTATAGGCAACAAATTGATTGAAGACATTGTAGGAAAAACCCAGACAAGAACCAatacaaacaaccaaaaagGCTGTTTTGGAGAAGTCTTTTAAGTTATGGTTCTTGAGGTGGTGACTCAATTTTATAAAGAGAACTCCCAACGGTGGAGTAGCCAATAGTTGCCCTAATTAGATACTCTTAATGAGTTAATATTAATTATCCTGACATTCTCAGGAATTAGACATTCTTAATAACTTATCCTGCCAGACACATTAAATCCATTATTGACTAATCCAGACATTCTCAATAATTAAACATTCATAAATATACATTATTAATGACTTATCTTGTCCTTGTTATTAATTACATActatattgaaaatatagatgaAAAACCAGGTTTTTTGACTCAACTCGTCTTTTACAAAATCTGATGACTCATCTTGGTCAAACCTCGTCAGAttgagtcattttttttaatataataaatagTTGTCCCACCCTCAAACTCAAGGCAAATGCATCAAAACAAGTAAAAATGTACTTAAGTTTCcaaattgatatatatatatatatatatatatatatatatatataagagagagagagagagagagagagagagagagagagagagagagagagagagatagtttAGTGGAGTTGCCTTGGTTTGAAAGATGATAGAAATGCCAAGGTAAAGAACTTGTCTGTTCACTGCACACCTATTTGTAGAATAGTTAGAAGTACAATTAGTTTTGGGGAGCAAGTTAGGTTCTCTTGCACCATTACAACTATTCCATCATGCCATTAATAATAGCATTAATATTGTTgctcaagttgcctacgtactCTCATTAAGGATCAAGTCACACATAGTTCAAGAACATTTTGAAAGCAAATATATGCATGACAAggtattgaaaataaataacatTAGCCTACATACCTCATGTGGAACTCTGGGAATGTAGGAGATACATTCATTGTAAACCCATGGCAAAAGATTATTTTTTAGTCATCTTTGTTCATAAAGTGAAGCGTATTGGAAATTAAGCACGACTTTGGACATTTCAGAAGTAATATCATTTAAGGGCATGATTAACGGAATCGAATGACAATGATCATGTGTCTAACAAGATTCCCAGAAAGATTCTTTTTTGTGGCCGATATTAATAATCAAGGAACATATATTTCATTTGGGCAAGACAATAGCATCTGTAAAACAATATTTAAAtgttgggagaaagaatgccatcCGGTCGCACAACGCACGCCGCCCATGCGCCCAAACATAGGGCGAGCATAATAACCACCACACCCCctagaaagatggaaatgactaGGGTGTGGCAGTGTCATTTCGTgcacccctgtgtctgggcatagtgGCGGCGTGTGCTACACGACCTGGTGGCGTTCTCGTTCCCTTAAATGTTATAGAATTCATTTGGGCAACATAAACATGATACAAaacatttattattttaaaaaccctaaattgacATTATAACAACATAAATAAGAGACTTTTAagaaaatttcaatttatgcCAATTTTAGTACTATAACGGCATTTATAGGGGATTTGGAAAACTACTGGAAAAGATATATACACTATGActtaaataaaggaaataatgTAAATGAACGGTTAGAGATATTTGGCTCTGAAAGGCCTGACCTGATTGGGCTAAGTTCTGACGTCTCTACGATGATTCTTGGAGTATTTCGACTCCAAATTTCTCagaatcttctctctctctctcctttctgttctttcttcttcctcctttgttttcaccttttttttcgTTTCTTGTTGGCCTTTGCTATTTATAGACGCAGGGGAGGAGGTGTTTCTGCCGGTGCAAACACCCCGGTGCACATGAGATTTCTCTAGTGCACAAAGGGGGGTTTTgctgaataattatcacctccaattcgcagGCATCTCCAAtttctctaataggggggagtggatcccaccttggATAGTGTTTTCaagcagggggtagggtggtcatttcccccccccccatgtgaggaattgaagggaacaacgaattggaggggataacgattcgatTTTGCCCGGCAATAACCCAATTTTGCTGGTGAAAAAACTTTTTGCTTACAAAACAGCCATTTTAGTATGCCGAATAtttaaaaagtattattaccatTTCATCTATTTAATTGTCTCGTACCCATTTTTTTTCCGTTTTCAAACTTactaattattttctttaagtttttaaCCCCTTTTGGAATattaccaggaaaaaaaaataaaaaaactttttgGAATAACGACACCCAATGGTTAGATTCATCGCGATTTGAtgaatttggctcccttccaaCCGGTGGCGAGAGCGGGAGGATCCAGACCAGCCGAAAtaagggtgtttgggtcatttcacaggtgggcttgggtagggatgtaaactgATCGGATTCGGCtaggatagtgctatatccgcatccgcatccgattaactttcggacggattcggatagtgctaaacggatacggacacggatacgaatcggatattttatccgtttacatgtaaatatggcttttcggatagctatagtctatccgtatccgtatccgtttagctttcagatggattcggatagtactaaacagatatggatatgaatacgAAAACgaatttcagctattcatttacatccctaagcTTGGATAATTTCACAAGTGGGTTTcaccctatgaaatgaccaaaccccctGGTTTTGGTTGGACTGGATCCTCTAGCTCCCATCATGGGTGGAGGAAAGCCAGGTCCCGAATTGACAACCTTTAGAGAAAAACTTCACCCGCCGACCGTGTAGAAAAATTCCCCCACCCCCGGGCAAAGTAAGAGAGGTAAGTCAATATACGTGTTACAAGACCATAAAATCTCATCCGTTCGTATCCAGAAAATTCATATAAACCGTTGGATATCTTGGCTTTTGGCTATAAAACACTTCCGTTGTCATACTAACTAGGAAACATCTTTGGATTCCTTATTAGGGTACTAGGGTTTTTTCTTTGCAGCGTTTTCTCGTCTCAGGTAATGCTCTCTCTTTTTGGGTTCGAAGGATTCACTTTGATTCGCTTTAAATTTCCGTtccatcttctccattgaattgaGTTTGGATGTTGATTATTTCGTTTCGTTTTTTTATCAGTTTCTACAGAGGAGACGAAGACGAGATCATGGCAGGAGGGAATTTCATGGGCAGGGTTATCTCTTATGTCGTTAATGAGCTAGTCGTCAATACTCTTGCTAACAGGTACTAACCtggtttctgtttcttcttctttggtgcCCCTCGTTTGCTTTCTAGCAATGTTCTTtccttaattggtgaatttttaaAGCTTCTTAATCTGGTCGACGGGATTCATTTAATTCCTGATCGACTCGTTCCCTTGAAGCGACAAGGTCTCAACTTTTCTATTTCAATTAGTTTCTCCTGCAGTGAAAATCTGTTTCCGCAGGTCAGGAAGGTTGCGAAGATTATATATCTGAGAAATGATTTACGAccaccttgtttttttttccctcaagtTTAGGTTTTTTTGCTTCATAATCTGGTCATTGAGGATCTTTTCTATTCCCAATGTACTCGTTCCCTTGAAGCGATATGAAGTTATTGTTCTATTATATGTCTCCTCTCAGCTACTGTTGTCGCTTTGGGAAACACTGGAGCAATTACAATCCTTTTTTCTTAATAGATGATTGTCATAAAATGGGCAAAAAAACTATTACTTAAACCGATAACCGGTATGGGTTTCTCTGGTAGATAACAACGATGATGAGTATGCAGACCTGTAATGATTTGCGAAAATGATCGCAACCTTAATGAACATCTAAGGGACTGAGTTGTTATGCTGAGCAACCCTTGCTTGGATgaatgtttgaatttttttttatttaacctAATTTCGATCTCTCTCAATTACTCCATAGCCCTGTACTGAATGCGGAGATGATTTCAGTGTATAGAACAACTAAGGGGCATAGTAACTCCTCTGTATTTTAATCAGTAGATGTTTGCTGATGCTTCACTTTTGTGGTGTACTTAATATGTGCTGCTTGATTTGTTCGGATTCTAGTGGCATTGTCAGTGAAGCCAGATAAATGTTCCTCTCGCTATCCAGTGTAATGACAATGTTGCATTTGGACGTTGGGGAACTACACATTTTCATACTTTGAATCAATAATGTACCGGCACTAGCTGAAAGAAATTTTGTGACCTAAGAATTAGGATTATGCTCCCAGGCTTATGGACCAGGGTTTCGACAATCACTTGATTCAGGTTGGAATAGGCGGTCACCGATCCCAATTTCTTATGATTCGATGTTGGCAGATTCCTGTGGATATCAACACCAGAATTGTTGAAATATCCCTTGGATTTGCCGATTGCCGATTCAAGCCTATTCTGAATGGAACCAGAATTGCTGTTGACCTCATCCGTCCGttacattttttaaaaccctgttATGGACTTCTATGATCTCTGGGTGGATTTGAGAACCCTTCCTCTGGAATTAAAATTGGGATGAATGTTTTCTTCCAATTTGTTGTGTGGATTGATGACTCTATTTCAATTTGTCTTTGTTGTTTCTCAGTCCTGCCTTCCAAAGGTTTGCTGTCAGGACTTCCAAGAGGATGGAAGATGTTTCAAATATGGGTATGTTTCTGGTTTCAGGTGGTGTGGTGGTTTGTGGATAAATTTACCTTCCCTGATTTTAAATCTTTAATGGTGGTGCTAAAGTTTTGATTAATGTATCTTCGTCTGCAGCTGCACGGAAAAGGCAGGAACTGCAAGAACAGTTAAATGATTCGCTGAAAAATTTTGAAGACAAGGTAACTTTGATATCTCTGCTGCAGTTCACTCACAGTTGGTAATATACTGAATTCTGATTTGGTTCTTGGTTATATATTTTTGCAGTCACAGAAGAAGCATTGAAGTGTGGTGGCGGTGGGGTATCAACGTCTTGTTGATATGGAATGTATATagtattctttcttttctgttcttttaaACCGACCTCAAGTGCAAAGAGCAGCCAGCCTCTATGGTACATACGTGAGAGTGTGGAGTGTAACTTGAATTGTAACTTATAATAAGATACTTCTAACTGTCAtagttttgtttctaatttattttcatCTACCTTGTCATTCTAGTTTTTTTTCATAGttaaaagtttctattttattttcaatcccCCCTGTTCCATAGTTAAAATGGGACCTGCACGGAACGGCAAAAAATTTTGTACAGCATATATATAATGACAGAATTCCAATGGAAAGGTCAAAAATATGGTCGCAAAGATAGTCAATTTTGATGGGACAACGACGACTAGAAGTTTGGACAGATTCTCTGCAACTGGTCAATTGGCACTGTG is drawn from Telopea speciosissima isolate NSW1024214 ecotype Mountain lineage chromosome 1, Tspe_v1, whole genome shotgun sequence and contains these coding sequences:
- the LOC122659046 gene encoding uncharacterized protein LOC122659046, which translates into the protein MLIISFRFFISFYRGDEDEIMAGGNFMGRVISYVVNELVVNTLANSPAFQRFAVRTSKRMEDVSNMAARKRQELQEQLNDSLKNFEDKSQKKH